The Planococcus liqunii genome includes a region encoding these proteins:
- a CDS encoding VOC family protein yields MEFTIGKIDHVQVAAPKGKEQEAVDFYAGILGMNEIEKPDALKGRGGAWFEFGSYQLHVGVEEPFSPAKKAHPAFRVNGFHALQEHLAANHYEVKNDTSIPEVQRFFVSDPFGNRLEFLDSESSAG; encoded by the coding sequence ATGGAATTTACAATCGGCAAAATTGATCATGTACAAGTTGCAGCACCAAAAGGCAAGGAACAGGAAGCGGTTGATTTTTATGCAGGCATTCTCGGCATGAATGAAATTGAAAAACCGGATGCTTTAAAAGGCAGAGGCGGCGCCTGGTTTGAGTTTGGCTCTTATCAATTGCATGTCGGTGTGGAAGAACCGTTTTCGCCGGCCAAAAAAGCACATCCCGCTTTTAGAGTGAACGGGTTTCATGCGCTTCAGGAGCATTTGGCTGCAAACCACTATGAAGTGAAAAACGACACCAGCATTCCGGAGGTTCAGCGCTTTTTCGTTTCCGACCCATTCGGCAACCGCCTGGAATTTCTGGACAGCGAATCATCAGCTGGATAA
- a CDS encoding VLRF1 family aeRF1-type release factor, which translates to MTLYDEIQKLKAFNCEDRCVLSVYLNTNPADLNAQNGAWKIHLKNGLKRIEEYITASQNEKELKTYQSLRKKVEREINDHRDDLNKGVVIFASPQDDLWFVHYVQVPVKTSFHWESAPVLDELRYMYKAYPYAGIVLPSFKGVRILDTSMGIINEEVFEEFDSGLDVWNEQKGVHSASHTAGGSTGSFNAGSHVGGNSGSAADDFNWRMKENLERFYKDMAGKIEKMKKDRHWDEVHVVGETEQAKAFAKGLPKKPASCIYKNLANANPSQIIHEVFEK; encoded by the coding sequence ATGACATTATACGACGAAATTCAGAAACTCAAAGCTTTCAATTGTGAAGACCGCTGTGTTTTAAGTGTGTATCTCAATACGAACCCCGCCGATTTGAATGCGCAGAACGGGGCGTGGAAAATACACCTTAAAAATGGACTGAAGCGGATTGAGGAATATATAACAGCCTCCCAAAATGAGAAAGAACTTAAAACCTATCAATCTTTAAGAAAAAAAGTTGAACGAGAAATTAATGACCATCGAGATGACCTCAACAAGGGCGTTGTAATTTTTGCGTCTCCACAGGATGATCTGTGGTTTGTGCATTATGTGCAAGTGCCCGTTAAGACAAGCTTCCATTGGGAAAGTGCACCGGTACTGGATGAGTTGAGATATATGTACAAAGCCTATCCATATGCGGGAATTGTGCTGCCAAGCTTCAAAGGCGTTCGAATCTTGGATACTTCCATGGGAATCATCAATGAAGAAGTCTTTGAAGAATTCGATTCAGGATTGGATGTCTGGAATGAACAGAAAGGCGTCCATTCTGCTTCCCATACAGCGGGCGGCAGCACAGGATCTTTCAATGCTGGAAGCCATGTTGGAGGCAACTCGGGAAGTGCAGCAGACGACTTCAACTGGCGCATGAAAGAAAACCTGGAACGCTTCTACAAAGATATGGCAGGAAAGATTGAAAAAATGAAAAAAGATCGCCATTGGGACGAAGTCCACGTTGTTGGCGAAACTGAACAAGCTAAAGCTTTTGCTAAGGGATTGCCGAAAAAACCGGCGAGCTGCATCTACAAAAACTTGGCTAATGCTAATCCGAGCCAGATTATTCATGAAGTATTTGAAAAATAA
- a CDS encoding DUF3243 domain-containing protein, translating to MENIDKKVDDKLKSFDNEKKEDILANFEHFKQYLSSKVELGEKMGLSEERLAQITEKVADYLAKNEDPKNREEYVLQQLWSVGEKEERHMLAHMLLRLVKKE from the coding sequence ATGGAAAATATCGATAAAAAAGTAGATGACAAACTAAAATCCTTCGATAACGAAAAAAAGGAGGATATTTTAGCGAATTTTGAACACTTCAAACAATACTTAAGCTCAAAAGTTGAATTGGGCGAAAAGATGGGATTGAGCGAAGAACGCTTGGCCCAAATCACTGAAAAAGTCGCCGATTACTTAGCAAAAAATGAAGATCCAAAAAACCGCGAAGAATATGTTTTACAGCAATTATGGAGCGTAGGGGAAAAAGAAGAACGCCATATGTTAGCCCACATGCTTTTACGCTTAGTGAAAAAAGAATAA
- a CDS encoding MDR family MFS transporter: MRIRDWDRSLKVRLVGEFFMNTSYWMVFPFLAIYFADEFGKGTAGLLLVISQVFSVAANLVGGYCADRFGRRAMLVFASVAQGGAFLLFAFANSPWLESPELGFIAFTLAGMCSSLYWPASQAMIADVIPEKYRSDVFAIFYTTLNIAVVVGPLFGAVLFFTYRFELLLVVAVISMVLGVILRLYTNETLARELADQWATEEKTGWPAAVAKQFKEYGLIFNDRLFLLFVIAGVLVAQTFMQLDLLIPVYLKETIDVQTIASFFGKEWTVTGETSFGFLLSENGLLVALLTVIVTRWMTQFPEKWVFFLSTLLYAAAMLLFPLTSWFWMFVVAMGIFTFAELMVVGVQQSFISKLAPEDKRGQYFAAASLRYTIGRMIAPLSIPMTAWFGFGWTFAILAALAVISGFVYLAMFRLFEKRPSH, from the coding sequence ATGAGGATTAGGGATTGGGATCGAAGTTTAAAAGTTCGCCTGGTAGGCGAATTTTTTATGAACACAAGTTATTGGATGGTATTTCCATTTCTCGCGATTTATTTTGCAGATGAATTCGGAAAAGGGACGGCCGGGCTTTTGCTCGTCATCTCGCAAGTTTTTTCAGTGGCGGCTAATCTGGTAGGAGGGTATTGCGCAGACCGCTTCGGCCGGCGCGCGATGCTTGTATTTGCATCGGTTGCCCAAGGCGGGGCATTTTTGCTGTTCGCATTTGCCAACTCGCCGTGGCTTGAATCGCCTGAGCTAGGGTTTATCGCCTTTACGTTGGCAGGCATGTGCAGTTCGCTTTACTGGCCCGCCAGCCAGGCGATGATTGCAGACGTCATTCCGGAGAAGTACCGGAGCGATGTCTTTGCAATCTTTTATACGACACTTAATATTGCCGTCGTCGTCGGGCCGTTATTTGGCGCGGTGCTGTTCTTCACGTACCGTTTTGAACTGCTGCTGGTTGTAGCGGTAATTTCGATGGTGCTGGGCGTTATTCTTCGGCTTTATACAAATGAAACCTTGGCACGGGAATTGGCGGACCAATGGGCAACGGAAGAAAAAACCGGTTGGCCGGCAGCTGTCGCTAAGCAGTTTAAGGAATACGGCCTTATTTTCAACGATCGCCTGTTTTTGCTTTTTGTCATCGCTGGCGTTTTGGTGGCACAAACGTTCATGCAGCTGGACTTATTGATTCCGGTTTATTTGAAAGAAACCATCGATGTCCAAACGATTGCTTCTTTCTTCGGGAAAGAATGGACTGTGACCGGTGAAACGTCTTTCGGTTTTCTGCTGTCTGAAAATGGCTTGCTGGTGGCATTGCTGACTGTAATCGTAACGCGGTGGATGACGCAATTTCCGGAGAAATGGGTCTTTTTCTTATCCACTCTTCTTTACGCAGCGGCCATGCTATTGTTTCCGCTTACGTCGTGGTTCTGGATGTTTGTCGTCGCGATGGGGATTTTCACTTTTGCCGAACTGATGGTGGTGGGAGTACAGCAAAGCTTTATCTCGAAACTTGCACCAGAAGATAAAAGGGGGCAGTATTTTGCAGCAGCCAGTTTGCGCTATACGATTGGCCGGATGATTGCACCGCTTTCCATCCCGATGACGGCGTGGTTTGGATTCGGTTGGACATTCGCCATCTTGGCGGCTTTAGCTGTGATCAGCGGATTTGTTTACTTAGCGATGTTTCGGTTGTTTGAAAAAAGGCCTTCCCATTGA
- a CDS encoding ATP-dependent helicase, which translates to MSNFFERKQKQLGVELNKIQRKAVERTEGPLLLLACPGSGKTTTMIMRVGYLIEEKKVQPHRIKAITFSKASAIDMQERYKRFFPKLAPVDFSTIHSLAFQITREYFAESRYVMIEGSESHGLHKKRLLREMFETEVGEPITEDQLDELTSFISFVKNKMTPREQWKKLDAPFEGAIEILKTYEAFKENYDVRLVDFDDMLSLANEALEKDADLLAKYQNRWDYVMTDESQDTSMIQHAIVEKLVARHKNLCVVADDDQSIYTWRAAEPTYLLKFKNVYPDAYVMKMERNYRSSKNIVEAANLFIKTNKKRHDKNMFTKQPEGDPIVIRRLASEEAQLKYVMKELKELKHFGDVAILYRNNSSSTLLMSELDRLGIPFYMKDADNRFFSHWIVEDMLNFMRFSLKPERIDIYAKIASKTNAYWSGSQLKQLSRMKPTVKNAFDEINLNITLKDYQLKILAEQKKWFDALNGMKPLKVIRTIRADLGYDQMLASRAEKFGMRLQYLEQILITLEQIAEPLSSMTEFAKRLKELEQVTQNAKAEKTEDMLTLSTFHSSKGLEFERVYMIDLVEGIIPTEEDAENPDTLEEARRLFYVGMTRAKKHLELISYDSESRFVDEVRDIVVPEKSVAQKTRTVAKTPIKVDVPDNPNAAKREDELLEGARVRHRVFGTGKIIERDHERISIQFAKERKELLIDICLSYKLLEVLD; encoded by the coding sequence ATGAGCAATTTTTTTGAACGCAAACAAAAACAACTCGGAGTGGAACTGAACAAAATTCAACGCAAAGCCGTCGAGCGGACAGAAGGGCCGCTGCTCTTATTAGCGTGTCCCGGATCGGGCAAAACAACAACGATGATTATGCGTGTTGGGTATTTGATTGAAGAGAAAAAAGTTCAGCCGCACCGCATAAAAGCCATCACGTTCAGCAAGGCATCTGCCATCGATATGCAGGAACGCTATAAACGTTTTTTCCCAAAGCTAGCACCGGTTGATTTCTCGACGATCCATAGCCTCGCTTTCCAAATCACGCGGGAATACTTTGCGGAATCCCGTTACGTAATGATTGAAGGCAGCGAATCGCACGGCCTTCATAAAAAGCGGCTGCTGCGTGAAATGTTCGAAACGGAAGTCGGAGAACCGATTACCGAAGACCAGCTGGATGAATTGACTTCGTTCATCAGTTTTGTGAAAAACAAAATGACCCCAAGGGAACAATGGAAAAAGTTAGATGCGCCTTTTGAAGGGGCAATTGAGATCTTAAAGACGTACGAGGCATTTAAAGAAAACTACGATGTCCGCTTGGTCGATTTTGATGATATGCTTTCCCTCGCAAATGAAGCGCTGGAAAAAGATGCGGATCTGCTTGCGAAGTACCAGAATCGCTGGGATTATGTCATGACCGATGAAAGCCAGGACACTTCGATGATCCAGCATGCCATCGTGGAAAAACTGGTGGCCCGCCATAAAAACCTGTGCGTGGTCGCAGATGATGACCAGTCGATTTATACATGGCGTGCTGCAGAACCGACTTATTTGCTGAAATTTAAAAATGTGTATCCGGACGCCTATGTGATGAAAATGGAGCGCAATTACCGCTCCTCCAAAAACATTGTAGAGGCCGCGAATTTATTCATCAAAACGAACAAAAAGCGGCACGACAAAAACATGTTCACCAAGCAACCGGAAGGAGATCCGATTGTCATCCGGCGCCTTGCTTCAGAGGAAGCGCAGTTGAAGTATGTGATGAAGGAACTGAAAGAACTGAAGCATTTTGGCGATGTGGCCATCCTTTACCGCAACAATTCCTCTTCGACACTTTTGATGAGTGAACTGGACCGCCTGGGCATTCCTTTTTATATGAAAGATGCGGACAACCGTTTCTTCTCGCACTGGATTGTGGAAGACATGCTGAATTTTATGCGCTTCAGCTTGAAGCCGGAACGCATTGATATTTACGCGAAAATTGCTTCGAAAACAAATGCCTACTGGTCGGGCAGCCAATTAAAGCAGTTGAGCCGCATGAAGCCGACGGTGAAAAACGCGTTCGATGAAATCAATTTGAACATTACGCTGAAGGACTACCAACTCAAAATTCTTGCCGAGCAGAAAAAATGGTTTGATGCATTGAATGGCATGAAACCCCTAAAAGTGATTCGGACAATCCGGGCGGATCTGGGATACGATCAAATGCTTGCGAGCCGTGCTGAAAAATTCGGTATGCGCCTGCAGTATTTGGAGCAGATCTTAATTACGCTGGAACAAATTGCCGAACCGCTTTCAAGCATGACTGAATTTGCGAAAAGATTGAAGGAATTGGAGCAAGTCACCCAAAATGCAAAAGCCGAAAAAACCGAGGACATGCTGACTTTATCCACTTTCCACAGTTCCAAAGGCTTGGAATTTGAACGGGTGTATATGATTGATCTGGTGGAAGGCATCATCCCGACCGAGGAAGATGCAGAAAACCCCGACACCTTGGAAGAAGCACGGCGGTTGTTTTACGTCGGCATGACGCGTGCCAAAAAGCATTTGGAACTGATTAGCTATGACAGCGAGTCCCGCTTTGTGGATGAAGTGCGGGATATTGTAGTGCCGGAGAAGTCGGTAGCCCAAAAAACCCGGACGGTCGCTAAGACACCGATTAAAGTGGATGTTCCGGATAACCCGAATGCCGCTAAGAGGGAAGATGAACTTTTGGAAGGGGCAAGAGTTCGCCACCGTGTTTTTGGCACGGGCAAAATCATTGAACGGGATCATGAGCGCATCTCGATCCAATTTGCCAAAGAGCGGAAAGAATTGCTGATTGATATTTGTTTGAGCTATAAGTTATTGGAAGTACTGGATTAA
- a CDS encoding YwbE family protein yields the protein MDGKKRSDVKPGLEVNIVLKQDQRTGKKTRGIVKDLLTNSATHPHGIKVRLEDGQVGRVSEILSGTDK from the coding sequence ATGGACGGCAAAAAAAGAAGCGACGTTAAACCGGGTTTAGAAGTCAATATTGTGCTAAAGCAGGATCAACGAACCGGCAAAAAAACACGGGGAATTGTCAAAGACCTTTTGACGAATTCCGCCACGCATCCGCATGGCATCAAAGTAAGGCTTGAAGACGGCCAGGTTGGGCGCGTAAGCGAAATCCTCAGCGGTACTGACAAATAA
- a CDS encoding DUF2382 domain-containing protein — MASNNFMGTFDNETEVLRKIEELKAQGISEDHMYVMAHDKDQISMVRGRTDVDYKATEGGGWMDKFMGFMSGNEPIRQAFNDMGVDGNEADRYYQEVQNGKILLFVDKEIGDSYNNRTGSGSSAYGDPMKNTSSGAGAGAASGIVGADDTSRYTGEDSGMVGRDGLTVDTNEANDVNFHSGHNLVDSDETSASSRLDDSESAGVGRKSGTGFGLGAGSSVDDVPSPSRDTGDFTATNESRYGDTDRAGGMGTSGGGLDGVDRTSTSGGLTNAGGLGSTGGVRDSHSSTGDFTDRDRTDRDFVDSDRDRTDRDFMDNDRNRMDTDHDFADSDEERMRLHEERLQVNKDRVQTGEVNVGKRVVEDNQTIEVPVEREEVYVERRPVNEEVDGDSHIGRDAYQEGDNIHIPLTEERVNVSKTDVVSEEIVVGKRKVQDTEVVKETVRKEEADIDDDSDLGTDDFDRNRTDRR, encoded by the coding sequence ATGGCCAGCAATAACTTTATGGGGACGTTTGATAACGAAACAGAAGTGTTGAGAAAAATCGAAGAACTGAAAGCGCAGGGAATATCTGAAGATCACATGTACGTTATGGCGCATGACAAAGACCAGATTTCGATGGTCCGGGGACGCACCGATGTAGATTACAAGGCTACTGAAGGCGGCGGCTGGATGGATAAGTTTATGGGCTTTATGTCCGGCAATGAGCCTATCCGCCAAGCGTTTAACGACATGGGTGTAGACGGCAACGAAGCAGACCGTTACTATCAGGAAGTGCAAAACGGGAAAATCCTGCTGTTTGTGGACAAGGAAATTGGTGATTCCTATAACAACAGAACGGGAAGCGGCAGTTCTGCATATGGCGATCCAATGAAAAATACTTCGTCAGGTGCTGGAGCAGGCGCAGCATCAGGTATTGTAGGAGCTGATGATACTTCCCGCTATACAGGAGAAGATTCCGGTATGGTCGGTCGTGACGGCTTGACTGTGGATACCAATGAAGCGAACGATGTCAACTTCCATTCAGGACACAACTTAGTGGATTCCGATGAAACTTCCGCGTCTTCACGGCTGGACGACAGTGAATCGGCAGGAGTTGGCCGGAAGTCCGGAACAGGATTTGGCTTAGGGGCCGGAAGTTCAGTCGATGACGTTCCTTCACCAAGCCGCGATACAGGAGATTTCACTGCAACCAATGAAAGCCGTTATGGAGACACAGACCGCGCAGGCGGAATGGGAACCAGTGGCGGAGGACTTGATGGAGTAGACAGAACGAGCACAAGCGGCGGATTGACGAATGCAGGTGGCCTTGGATCAACAGGAGGAGTACGCGACAGCCATAGTTCGACTGGTGACTTCACCGACCGTGACCGGACCGATAGAGATTTTGTGGATTCGGATCGCGACCGGACCGACCGTGACTTTATGGACAACGACCGCAACCGGATGGATACGGACCATGACTTTGCAGATTCAGATGAAGAACGGATGCGCCTTCACGAAGAACGCCTGCAGGTCAATAAAGACCGTGTGCAGACCGGAGAAGTAAATGTCGGCAAACGTGTTGTTGAAGACAATCAAACAATTGAAGTGCCGGTTGAGCGGGAAGAGGTCTATGTAGAACGCCGCCCGGTAAACGAAGAAGTTGATGGAGATTCACATATTGGCAGAGATGCTTATCAAGAAGGGGACAATATCCATATTCCATTAACGGAAGAACGGGTAAATGTCTCAAAAACGGATGTTGTTAGTGAAGAAATTGTAGTAGGCAAACGGAAAGTACAGGACACTGAAGTCGTCAAAGAAACCGTCCGCAAAGAAGAAGCGGATATCGATGATGACAGTGATCTGGGTACAGACGATTTTGACCGCAACCGAACAGATCGACGCTAA
- the glsA gene encoding glutaminase A, which translates to MQNNPLIQQQLEAWIQENKGHAILGTTAQYIPALGNVDPSLLGICMVDEDGHYYCAGDTDKEFTLQSISKALTFIALSCHYGLEFVLERVDVEPTGEAFNSIIPFEIHRPNKPFNPFINAGAITVSALLPGPTSQKKYEYLLSFLESLVGHPLEMDQEVYDSEWKTSHRNRALAYYLKEANFLEIEVEEALDIYISQCSIKISVKDLALIGLIIAYDGYNPITKVKHFSDEIAQVAKVLMVTCGMYNSSGNFAAHVGIPAKSGVSGGILAAVPPKLHSQTYEFRAGAGIGVYGPAIDATGNSAAGTMMLRQISKEWDLSIF; encoded by the coding sequence ATGCAAAACAATCCGCTGATTCAACAACAGCTCGAAGCATGGATCCAGGAAAACAAAGGGCATGCTATATTAGGGACGACTGCGCAATACATACCGGCGCTCGGAAATGTCGATCCGAGTCTGCTTGGCATTTGCATGGTCGACGAAGACGGCCATTATTACTGCGCCGGAGACACAGACAAGGAATTTACGCTTCAAAGCATTTCAAAAGCGTTGACGTTTATCGCCTTAAGCTGCCATTACGGATTGGAATTTGTCCTTGAGCGGGTGGATGTGGAACCGACGGGTGAAGCTTTCAATTCAATTATCCCTTTTGAAATCCATCGGCCGAACAAGCCGTTCAATCCGTTTATCAATGCAGGCGCGATCACTGTTTCTGCGCTGTTGCCTGGACCAACCAGCCAGAAGAAATACGAGTACCTGCTGTCATTTTTAGAAAGCCTGGTTGGCCATCCGCTTGAGATGGATCAGGAAGTGTATGACTCCGAATGGAAAACTTCACACCGCAACCGGGCGCTGGCTTATTATTTGAAAGAAGCGAACTTTTTAGAGATTGAAGTGGAAGAGGCACTGGATATTTACATCAGCCAATGCTCCATTAAAATCAGTGTGAAAGATTTGGCATTGATCGGTTTGATCATTGCATACGATGGATACAATCCGATTACGAAAGTGAAGCATTTTTCGGACGAAATTGCCCAAGTGGCAAAAGTGCTGATGGTAACTTGCGGCATGTACAATTCTTCAGGGAATTTTGCAGCTCATGTCGGCATCCCGGCCAAAAGCGGCGTGTCCGGCGGAATCCTGGCGGCGGTACCGCCGAAACTGCATTCCCAAACCTATGAATTCCGGGCAGGAGCAGGAATCGGTGTATACGGACCGGCGATTGACGCGACTGGAAACAGTGCGGCAGGAACGATGATGCTCCGCCAAATTTCAAAAGAGTGGGATTTAAGCATATTTTAA
- a CDS encoding alpha/beta hydrolase yields MKHIFQQGSNPSKPTFLVLHGTGGNEHDLLPIASHIDPEASVLSVRGNVSENGMLRFFKRLSEGVFDMEDLKARTEELNQFIATAAEEHGFDRSNVIAIGYSNGANIAANLLFTYSDALKGAILHHPMVPNRETQLPDLSGIQVFIAAGTNDPICPAEESTDLEELLQNAGAAVKLHWENYGHQLTMPEVEAAKAWYDQL; encoded by the coding sequence ATGAAACATATTTTTCAGCAAGGTTCCAACCCATCAAAACCGACTTTTCTAGTATTGCACGGAACAGGAGGCAATGAGCATGACCTTTTGCCGATTGCTTCGCATATTGACCCGGAAGCGTCTGTCTTAAGTGTTCGCGGCAACGTTTCGGAAAACGGCATGCTGCGGTTTTTCAAACGCCTTTCAGAAGGTGTGTTTGATATGGAAGATTTAAAGGCGCGTACAGAAGAATTGAACCAATTTATTGCAACAGCAGCTGAAGAACATGGCTTTGACCGCAGCAATGTCATTGCCATCGGCTATTCAAACGGCGCTAATATTGCAGCCAATTTATTGTTCACTTATTCGGATGCGTTGAAAGGAGCAATCCTGCATCATCCGATGGTGCCGAACCGCGAGACGCAGCTGCCTGATTTGTCAGGCATCCAAGTATTTATTGCTGCAGGCACGAACGACCCAATTTGCCCGGCTGAGGAATCCACTGATTTGGAGGAATTGCTCCAAAACGCGGGTGCTGCGGTTAAGCTGCACTGGGAAAACTACGGCCATCAATTGACCATGCCGGAAGTGGAAGCGGCAAAAGCATGGTACGATCAATTATAA
- the hslO gene encoding Hsp33 family molecular chaperone HslO, translating to MNDYLVRALAYDGQVRAYAARTTQTVGEAQRRHYTWPTASAALGRSMTASVMLGAMMKGEEKLTIKINGGGPLGTILVDANAKGEVRGYVSNPQTHFDLNEQGKLDVRRAVGTEGTLSVSKDIGLMQPFVGQVPIVSGELGEDFTHYIVTSEQVPSSVGVGVIVNPDNTIQASGGFIIQLLPGTSEEVITQIEQRLSEIPTISNMVREGMTPEEILEKVLGNNNLKVLDNMPVQFQCQCSRDRIHNAIVSLGTAEIQDMIETDGQAEAQCHFCNENYLFTKENLEDMLEAIN from the coding sequence ATGAATGATTATTTAGTAAGAGCTTTAGCTTATGACGGACAAGTGCGTGCTTATGCAGCGCGGACAACGCAAACGGTAGGAGAAGCGCAGCGCCGCCATTATACGTGGCCGACCGCTTCAGCGGCTCTTGGCCGTTCCATGACTGCCAGTGTAATGCTTGGTGCCATGATGAAAGGCGAAGAAAAATTGACGATTAAAATCAACGGCGGAGGTCCACTGGGGACGATTCTGGTGGATGCCAATGCAAAAGGCGAAGTCCGGGGCTATGTCTCGAATCCGCAGACGCATTTTGACTTGAACGAACAGGGGAAACTCGATGTCAGACGGGCAGTCGGAACCGAAGGGACTCTTTCAGTATCAAAAGACATCGGCTTAATGCAGCCATTTGTCGGACAAGTGCCGATTGTGTCAGGCGAACTGGGAGAAGACTTTACCCATTACATCGTGACGTCCGAGCAAGTGCCGTCGTCCGTTGGCGTCGGGGTTATTGTAAACCCGGATAATACCATCCAGGCTTCAGGCGGTTTTATCATTCAGCTATTGCCGGGGACAAGCGAAGAAGTGATCACCCAAATCGAACAGCGCTTGTCGGAAATCCCGACGATTTCCAATATGGTCCGCGAAGGAATGACGCCGGAAGAAATTCTGGAAAAAGTACTTGGCAACAACAATCTAAAAGTGCTCGACAATATGCCCGTCCAATTCCAATGCCAGTGTTCACGAGACCGCATCCATAATGCGATTGTGAGCTTAGGCACTGCGGAAATCCAGGACATGATCGAAACAGACGGCCAAGCAGAAGCACAATGCCATTTCTGCAACGAAAACTACCTCTTCACAAAAGAAAACTTGGAAGATATGCTGGAAGCAATCAACTAA
- a CDS encoding DUF896 domain-containing protein: MIASISRINELAKKSKEAGLTPAEKVEQQVLREDYLREIRGQIENTVTSLKVLDPLGDDVTPEKVKNEKMLRQQ; the protein is encoded by the coding sequence ATGATTGCAAGCATTTCCCGTATTAATGAATTAGCAAAAAAATCTAAGGAAGCCGGCTTGACGCCTGCTGAAAAAGTAGAGCAGCAAGTGCTCCGAGAAGATTACCTCCGGGAAATCCGCGGGCAAATCGAAAATACGGTCACCAGCCTGAAAGTACTAGATCCTTTAGGCGATGACGTGACGCCGGAGAAAGTAAAGAACGAAAAAATGCTCCGGCAGCAATAA
- a CDS encoding RrF2 family transcriptional regulator: MHMKTGVEQSVYAILLLNMLPEKAVLPGEAISQQLNVSTSYFQKLLRKLVSADLISSVPGVKGGFKLKKKPEDICVYDIYLAIEGRQSLYSPSGILGDMLELEQEEDCCLLSDLMEEAETAWKSVMKRETIATLAEKMKEQRFLLKTETLKQWLQEKMVA, encoded by the coding sequence ATGCACATGAAAACTGGCGTTGAACAATCGGTTTACGCCATACTTTTACTGAATATGCTTCCGGAAAAGGCTGTGTTGCCTGGCGAAGCGATCAGCCAGCAATTGAATGTATCCACGAGCTATTTCCAAAAGCTGCTGCGAAAGCTGGTCAGCGCGGATTTGATTTCTTCCGTGCCTGGAGTAAAAGGCGGCTTTAAATTAAAGAAAAAACCCGAAGACATTTGCGTATACGATATATATTTGGCAATTGAAGGGAGGCAGTCGCTTTATTCGCCGAGCGGCATTTTAGGCGATATGCTGGAGCTTGAACAAGAGGAAGACTGTTGTTTGCTGTCTGACTTGATGGAAGAAGCGGAGACTGCCTGGAAGTCGGTTATGAAGCGAGAAACGATTGCAACCTTGGCTGAGAAAATGAAAGAACAGCGTTTTTTGCTAAAAACTGAGACATTGAAGCAATGGCTTCAGGAAAAAATGGTTGCCTGA
- a CDS encoding chromate transporter produces MIYWYIFLAFFIPGILGYGGGPASIPLVEKEVVDRYGWMTTQEFGEVLALGNALPGPIATKMAGYIGYMEGGILGSVIALFASVAPSLILMILLMVTLLKYKDSPKVKNITKLIRPVIAVLLGAMTLQFFMTSVDTSGSVQTVILIVISYWMLEIRKIHPAFVILLALAYGGISGFL; encoded by the coding sequence GTGATTTACTGGTATATCTTTCTGGCGTTTTTCATTCCCGGCATTTTGGGCTACGGGGGAGGGCCGGCTTCTATTCCGCTGGTCGAAAAAGAAGTGGTCGACCGGTATGGATGGATGACCACCCAGGAATTCGGTGAAGTGCTGGCGCTTGGCAATGCTTTGCCTGGTCCGATTGCCACCAAAATGGCCGGTTATATCGGGTATATGGAAGGCGGCATTCTGGGCTCCGTCATCGCATTGTTTGCATCTGTGGCGCCTTCTCTTATTTTAATGATTCTGCTCATGGTGACTTTGCTGAAATACAAAGATTCACCAAAGGTGAAAAATATAACGAAATTGATTCGGCCGGTGATTGCAGTGCTTCTCGGCGCCATGACGCTCCAATTTTTCATGACGTCGGTCGATACATCAGGCAGCGTGCAGACCGTCATTCTAATCGTGATCAGTTATTGGATGCTTGAAATCCGTAAAATCCATCCTGCATTTGTCATCCTGCTGGCACTTGCCTACGGCGGAATATCAGGATTTTTATAA